CAATATGACAACTTACCATTTTTAACAGAATACGAACCTACAATTTTAATAATAACAATTAACTGTCCACAAGTAAACAGAACATGTTTGCTTTTCATGATTATTAATATTATTATTTTGTTGAAATTAAAATATTTTCCAAGATAATTGTGTGATGGAGAACATTAAATACGATAAACTTATTCTTACTACTATTCTTGCCGCAAAGCGTGCTGGAGAGGCGATACTTGATGTATACGACTCAGACTTCGCAGTTGAGCAGAAAGATGACAAATCACCACTGACTCTTGCAGATAAAAGATCACACGAAATTATTGCGGATGTACTGGAACAAACCATAACCGTCAATAACTCCACAGTACCTGTTTTAAGTGAAGAGGGAAAAGAAACTCCTTATGACGAAAGAAAAAAGCGGGAATATTTCTGGTTAGTTGACCCTCTTGACGGAACAAAAGAGTTTGTTAAAAGAAATGGAGAATTCACAGTAAATATTGCGCTAATCCACAAACATAAACCTGTCCTCGGTATTATCTATATACCCGTTAAGGACACCTTCTACTTTGCAGCCACCAATTTTGGTGCATATAAATTAGAAGGCAGCAGAATCTTAACAAGTAATATATCAATAAAAGAGTTGACAGACAAATCACAAAGACTACCCCTCAACAAGAACAACAAAACGTCTCTTACAATTGTTGGTAGCCGATCACACACCTCAGAAGAACTCTCTGAATTTGTAAAACAATTAAGTAAAAAGTATGAAAACATTGAGTTTATCTCTTCTGGTAGTTCACTGAAACTCTGTCTCGTAGCCGAAGGTAAAGCTGACGCCTATCCAAGGTTTGGACCTACAATGGAATGGGACACAGCAGCAGGACAGGCAATCGCCGAACAGGCTGAATGCACGGTAATCAACACACAAACCAATGAACCGCTAAGTTATAATAAAGAAAGTCTTCTCAACCCTTTCTTCATAGTGAGCAGACAAGGTCTAAGTTTTAATTTATGATGTATAAATATAAGCTTAAAACCATTCAGGTACAAACAATGCTATCCATGGTTTTATCAGTTTCTATTTTGATAAATGGATGTGTAAACACTAACACCGGCCCACCTCTTTCACAAAATGAATTAAAAAAACTGGAGGAAAATATTGAACTGCTGGCGACAGAAATTTATCTCAATGATCTGGTCAGAGTATGGAAAGTGGGACTTAAAGTCCTGAATATTTTACCGGAAGGTGTAGTTAAAAAACGTGCGGTAACAGGTATGTTAATTGTAGACAACACAGAAGATATTGCCAGGTATTATAGGCTGTCTACAGAAGAGGGATGTGTTGTGGTTAGTGTAGTTGACAATTATATCGCAGACCATGCAGGCATCAGAGATGGTGATATCATAAAAGAGATAGATGGTAAAGAGATCAGGAAGAGTCGTGATATTGCTTTTGAAAATGGAGAGTCCTCAACAGTGGTAGTAGAAAGAGATAATACAAGGCTTTCCTTAGACGTAAAGCCAGAAGAGAAACCATACGTACGAATCTGCCTTAATGAGACAGGCAGGATCAACGCATACGCTAAATTTTCCGGAATAGAATTTACTTCCGGAATGGTACATTTTGTAGAAGATGATAACGAACTTGCTGTAATAATGGGACATGAGTTGGCACATCTTACCGCCAGACACCTGCCAAGGAATATCAGGATGGCCGCATTGTACGGAACGCTTGGTTGTCTAACCGGACCATTTGCTCCTCTTACCACAAAGGCATTGTACGCGCCATACAGCAGAGAAAATGAACGCGAAGCAGATTATCTCGGCCTTATCTATGCACACAATGCAGGCTATGATATAGAAAAAGGAGTGGATCTCTGGAAACGCTTTGCACTGGAAATCCCAAAAAGCAGATCAAAGAGCTTTCTTCGCGGTCATCCGGCAAGCCCTGAAAGGATCCTGCGGGTAAAGAGAGTTGTAGAGCTAATAAAAGCAGGCAATAATCCTCTGGAGGATTTTATACTCAACTAGTTGACAAAATGGTACCATGCATTTCAAAAACCGACTCATTAAAGGCCTGATCGCTACTCTTATTGCGATTACTGCGGGTACAGCAGGATATAAGTTCCTTGGTGGTACAGAATGGTCTCTTCTCGATTCTATTTATATGACCATTATAACGATTACGACAGTCGGATTTGGGGAAATACAAGACCTGTCAGGTAATCCATATGCCAGAATACTCACCATTTTCATCATCTTTTTTGGAATGGGAAGTATCCTTTTTGTGGTGAGTACTGTCACTGGATTTATAGTAGAGGGTGAATTGACTAACGTTTTTGGGAGACGGAGAATGCTTAAAGAGATATCAGTCCTAAAGAACCACTTTATCGTATGCGGCATTGGCGATATTGGCAGCACGGTCGTGAAGGAATTGAAACGGACTAAGAGGGATTTTGTTGTAGTTGATACAGATTCTGAAAAACTTGAAAAACTGAATGAAACGGAGAAAATACTATTTATCAACGATGATGCGACCAATGACGATGTCCTGATTAATGCGGGGATTCATAAGGCCCATGGCCTCATCACAATCCTTCCGGATGACAAAGATAATCTGTTTGTCACATTGACAGCAAAACAGCTGAATCCTGATTTAAGAATAGTATCAAAGGGGTTGGATAAAATCACAATTAAAAAACTGAAGATGGCAGGCGCTGATTCTGTAGTATTACCAAACTTTATTGGTGGCCTGAGGATGGTATCAGAGCTGGTCAGACCTGCCGCTGTCAGCTTTCTCGATAAGATGTTACGGACACAAGATGGTAAGACTTACAGAATTGAAGAGTTTACTATACCGGCAAACTCAAAACTTATTGGCAAAACCTTGTCTGAAGCAAATTTATTACGAAATACCAGGGTACTGATAGTCGCAATGAAAGGAAAAGAAGAAGATTTTATATACAATCCAGAGAGCACATCTATTATCAAAGATGAAACGGTAATTGTAGTACTGGGAGAGAGCCTGGAGACGAAAAGAGTAAGAGAATTGGTAGAAAATCAATAACAATGTCATTATGATTTTATCCTCAATCAGTCCCTATTTTGGTGACCAGATCTCAATCCGATGTCCCTCTGGGTCGAAGAAATAGAAAACATGAGCACCCCAGGCGTGTTCTCTTACCGGATCTAATTCCAAACCGGTATCACGAAGAAATTGCCAGGCTTCAGTAATATTTTCAACCCGCAACGCCAATGTGATGCCAGCACCGCCACTGCTCTTGATAGACGCCTTCCGCTCATCTGCAATACTTATGCAGGCAGTATCCGTCAATTTAAACTCTATAAACCAATTAGAGTCATGGGTAATCGGCAGCTTTAAATGATGCTTATAAAAGTCAACAGTTTCCTGCCATTTTTTACAATAGAGGATAGTGTTAGCATTTTTTGAAGGAAAAGTATTTGTCATTTTCTAAAATCTTCAGTCTAAGTTATATGAAAGCAGGAAAATCAGGTACTGTTTATATTTCTGCTATTCAATCAGTTGTCCATTCTATGATAAAATCAGAGTATGTTCCAGTCGATAATTACATTAATTTTTCTCTCCGTTTTTACCTGACTTTCTAAAACTCCAATACCCTGCCAGGAATGAACCGGATAGATTGTGCCATATACTGAAAATCGCTCCTGGGATTGCCGCCATTACAGAGAAATGCTTGACAGCCAATGCAACACTCAACCCTGAGTTCTGCATGCCGACCTCTATGCTGAGAGTACGGCATGTACAATTATCATATCCCAGTAACCTTGGGAGCCAGTATCCAATCAAGAGCCCGCTCATATTATGCAGCATAACAGCAGAAACAATACTAAGCCCAACCTCCATAAGCTTTGATTGATTAAGACCGACGATTATAGCAATTATAACGACAATAGCAATAGTAGAAAAAAAGGTAAAACCGGACCGATTTTTTTATCCCGGCCCCTAATAAAGTATTCAGGGTTGTACCGGCAAGTACCGGTATAAGGACCATCTGTAATATGCTGAGCAGCATATTTAAGAAGGGAACATGTACAATCTGGTGCAGGTAGAGCAGAGAAAAGACCGGCATCGCGAATACTGCAATGAGTGTAGACGCCATTGTTAAAGTGATTGATAACGCGACATTACCCTTTGCTAAATAACAGATTACATTAGATGCGGTTCCACCTGCACTACTTCCTACCAACACCATACCCGCAACAAACTCAGGCGACAGGCCCAATGATCTGGATATTAGAAATGCGGATAAAGGCATCACAAAATATTGAAGCAAGACACCAATTAAAATAATTTTTGGAGACTTGACTATCTCCTTGAAATCAGGCCATTTCAATGTCATCCCCATGCAGAACATAACTACTGATAACAGAGGTATAATTGCCGGCCTTAACTCTGAGAACATGTTTGGAAAGAAAAATGCAGTTACAGATAAAAGAATTGCCCAGACAGGGAAAAGCCTTGTTGATAGATGAATCATATTTTATTTTCCTGTAATATTATATTCTTATTATTCCTTCCTGTAATTCCTGCCTTCCTAAGCAGTATTATCTTTTTTTATATCTTATTCGCAACACCAATATAATTGAAACCGGCAATTCTGGGAGTTTTTGGCAAGTAAAGGGTGTTCATCGTTTTGATACTGAAACCGCCCTCTTGAAGATATTCCGGTATTGGCCTGTTCAAGTTACAACCACCACCGATTATTTTCCAAACCGGGTTGATTCTATTCTGCCATGTTAGAATAGACTTATCAGGTGCAGCACCATGCTCACAAAACAGCAGTTTGCCGGATGGCTTTATTACACGGTGTATCTGCTGTAATGCAGTATGCCAATCAGAAATGGTACAGAGAGTATAAGTCAACACCACGGTATCTACGCTGTCATTCTCTAATGACAACTCCTCGCCGGGAAGATCCAGCCACTTTACTTCAACACCAGACCGATTTAAATTTCTTTTTGCCTTTCTACGCATACCATCTGAAGGTTCCAGCCCCCAGACAAAATCTACTCTTTCAGCATCATAAAATGGAATGTTCAGTCCTGAGCCAATTCCAATCTCCAATACACGTCCCACTGCGAGAGGAACTATCTTCCCCCGTTGTATCTCAATAGCCTTAGATCCGCAGCCCTTATCTATAATGTGAGGCAAAATATACTGTTCATAAAGACCCATTCTTTATCCTTGCATTTTATAACATAATTAAACATCTATTTTGCTCCAGCAGCATCCGGCAAATTTCACAAAAAAAAA
The DNA window shown above is from Candidatus Scalindua japonica and carries:
- the cysQ gene encoding 3'(2'),5'-bisphosphate nucleotidase CysQ produces the protein MENIKYDKLILTTILAAKRAGEAILDVYDSDFAVEQKDDKSPLTLADKRSHEIIADVLEQTITVNNSTVPVLSEEGKETPYDERKKREYFWLVDPLDGTKEFVKRNGEFTVNIALIHKHKPVLGIIYIPVKDTFYFAATNFGAYKLEGSRILTSNISIKELTDKSQRLPLNKNNKTSLTIVGSRSHTSEELSEFVKQLSKKYENIEFISSGSSLKLCLVAEGKADAYPRFGPTMEWDTAAGQAIAEQAECTVINTQTNEPLSYNKESLLNPFFIVSRQGLSFNL
- a CDS encoding M48 family metallopeptidase, coding for MMYKYKLKTIQVQTMLSMVLSVSILINGCVNTNTGPPLSQNELKKLEENIELLATEIYLNDLVRVWKVGLKVLNILPEGVVKKRAVTGMLIVDNTEDIARYYRLSTEEGCVVVSVVDNYIADHAGIRDGDIIKEIDGKEIRKSRDIAFENGESSTVVVERDNTRLSLDVKPEEKPYVRICLNETGRINAYAKFSGIEFTSGMVHFVEDDNELAVIMGHELAHLTARHLPRNIRMAALYGTLGCLTGPFAPLTTKALYAPYSRENEREADYLGLIYAHNAGYDIEKGVDLWKRFALEIPKSRSKSFLRGHPASPERILRVKRVVELIKAGNNPLEDFILN
- a CDS encoding potassium channel family protein; this translates as MHFKNRLIKGLIATLIAITAGTAGYKFLGGTEWSLLDSIYMTIITITTVGFGEIQDLSGNPYARILTIFIIFFGMGSILFVVSTVTGFIVEGELTNVFGRRRMLKEISVLKNHFIVCGIGDIGSTVVKELKRTKRDFVVVDTDSEKLEKLNETEKILFINDDATNDDVLINAGIHKAHGLITILPDDKDNLFVTLTAKQLNPDLRIVSKGLDKITIKKLKMAGADSVVLPNFIGGLRMVSELVRPAAVSFLDKMLRTQDGKTYRIEEFTIPANSKLIGKTLSEANLLRNTRVLIVAMKGKEEDFIYNPESTSIIKDETVIVVLGESLETKRVRELVENQ
- a CDS encoding VOC family protein, with the translated sequence MTNTFPSKNANTILYCKKWQETVDFYKHHLKLPITHDSNWFIEFKLTDTACISIADERKASIKSSGGAGITLALRVENITEAWQFLRDTGLELDPVREHAWGAHVFYFFDPEGHRIEIWSPK
- a CDS encoding bile acid:sodium symporter family protein; the encoded protein is MEVGLSIVSAVMLHNMSGLLIGYWLPRLLGYDNCTCRTLSIEVGMQNSGLSVALAVKHFSVMAAIPGAIFSIWHNLSGSFLAGYWSFRKSGKNGEKN
- a CDS encoding bile acid:sodium symporter family protein, whose protein sequence is MIHLSTRLFPVWAILLSVTAFFFPNMFSELRPAIIPLLSVVMFCMGMTLKWPDFKEIVKSPKIILIGVLLQYFVMPLSAFLISRSLGLSPEFVAGMVLVGSSAGGTASNVICYLAKGNVALSITLTMASTLIAVFAMPVFSLLYLHQIVHVPFLNMLLSILQMVLIPVLAGTTLNTLLGAGIKKSVRFYLFFYYCYCRYNCYNRRS
- a CDS encoding class I SAM-dependent methyltransferase, which codes for MGLYEQYILPHIIDKGCGSKAIEIQRGKIVPLAVGRVLEIGIGSGLNIPFYDAERVDFVWGLEPSDGMRRKAKRNLNRSGVEVKWLDLPGEELSLENDSVDTVVLTYTLCTISDWHTALQQIHRVIKPSGKLLFCEHGAAPDKSILTWQNRINPVWKIIGGGCNLNRPIPEYLQEGGFSIKTMNTLYLPKTPRIAGFNYIGVANKI